Genomic DNA from Salvia miltiorrhiza cultivar Shanhuang (shh) chromosome 1, IMPLAD_Smil_shh, whole genome shotgun sequence:
GGTCCTATATAATATATGGGATATATCGGTCCAGCATCTCGAAGTCTCTTGGTAGCTGAACAGCTGAATATCTCAGTATGTGTTGAAAAGATTCTGTGTTCAggtatttaatattatttcttgAAATAAGTAGGAAAACTGTGTCAGTTTGGTGAAAGGCTACAATTTTTTAGGATGGCTGTTGCATTCCTTTCTCAGGTTTGTTCTCTTAGGCAGAAAGATTTCTACAACTGGGATAACAACATATGACAGGTGAACAAATTCAATGGTTCAGCGATCCGAATGTTTGAGCTAAATGCCGCTTGAACCAGCCAGCATCGAAGAATCCTCCAGAATCAGTGATATGAGGTTTGTATACCCCTTTTTGACAGTAATGCATCATTTGTAGTTGCAGTGTGATTGGGATGGATAGTTTTTCCATAACCTTGATCTCATTAGCAGAAAATATGAATTCTTGCTCTAATTTCTTCAAGGATGAATTTAGTTGGACAAAGGCAGGCAGCCATGGGTGTCTTCCAATGTGCCTCCTCCTACTTTGATTTTTCTACAGTCAGAATCAGTTGTTATTTTTTAGTACATTATCTATATACTTTATAGATTTGTTTTTCTCATTACTAAGAAACAAAAGATAAGGAATATTTGTTGATAGGTTATTGCATGTGACATACTATGAGGGTGGATGAGCTTGAACCCAGAGGCAAATGCTTTTAATCACAACTGGAATCAATGGGTTGGTAGGAAAAAGTGTTGCCCAACACATATCTTCAACTTGCAACACTGCCTCGCAGCATGATGCGCTGATTGGTTGCATCTCAACGCTCGTAACTGATGATATCAATTCTTTGATGCACTCTGCAACACTTGTCATGCTGCTTACGCATGGGATCTGTGGCAAACTTACTTCAATGTCAACTGCAATTGTCATTGAAATCAAACTAAAACATGCCGTCACCAATACTAATGCTTTTATTCTACCATCAcccatttttttgttttaatagtAGTATTTTGCATTCGGATGTCAGTTAAATAAGCTTTAAAATGCTTCATACTTTAGAGTAACGTACCAAAATTAAGAGGCTTTAATTGAAATGAAACACGACCGTTTCTCATAAATTGGATTGGTTTAGGTTGAATTTAAATCTCAATTATTCTTAAGCAAAAATGCACACAAAAATCGGCTTTAATTTGAAATGCagcaattatttaaaatttgaaacagATTGCATTAAAGTTTATACTAGTGGGGTTAGTTCTCTCATTGTAATATCGGTGTATTCAAATACTCTTAATTTCCATTTTGAAATACAATCTGGTGTATTGGGCTTTGGAGAGAAAGAAAGCGAGAGATGCTGAGGCGAAAACCTACAAAAATCGAAGTCAAGGTCGAAGACAAAGAAGAACTCGAGGAAGCCCGCAaacgcgccgccgccgccgccgcttcaTCCTCCTCCGCCACCGCTGCCTCCTCCCTTCTTCACCACTTCGATCGCTCCGCCATCGAACCCACCTCCAAATCCCACCGCATCGGCCTCTAAAGTCTAAACCAACAAAATCCCAATCTTCATCAATCACGGCTTCGATTTCGAGATTACTAATGGAGGTCGAAGTGAAGCTCCGATTGCCCAACAAAGCCGCCCACCAGAAGCTCCTCGCCTCGCTCTCCCCATTCCACACCACCACTCACCACCAGCACAACACCTTCTACGACGGCACGGCCGGCGAGCTGAGCTCCCGGAGAGCCGTCCTCCGCCTTCGCTTCCACGAGGAGCCCGTCCTCCCCAAATGTTTCGTCACCCTCAAGGCCAACGCCGTACTAGCTAACGGCGTCAGCCGCGTCGAGGAGGACGAGGAAGAGCTGGACTACTCGATCGGGAAGGCGTGCTCTGCGGACCCCCAGAAGCTCAACGATGCCGATTCTAGGGTTTTGCGGAGGGTGAAGGAGGAATTTGGGATCGAGAGTTATGTGAGTTTGGGGGGATTCAAGAATGTGAGGAATGTGTATGAGTGGAAAGGGGTGGAGCtggagattgatgaagttaaCTACGAATTTGGGGATATGTACGAGATTGAGTGTGAGAGCGTAGAGCCTGACAAAGTTAAGGGAATGATCACCGACTTCTTGAAGGAAAATGGAATTGAATACTCTGATTCTCAAATGTCCAAGTTTGCTATATTTCGCGCTGGAAAGTTGCCTTCTTAGTAAGTGAATTGCAGTTCCCAAATACCATTATATCGATTCTATTCTGGgcaaatttttatgtatttgaatTGATATGATTTTGATCGGTCGATTTTAATGTCATCTTCCAAAGTGATATGTTTGTTCTTATACATATTGTTGAAGAGTTGGTCGCTTTGGCTTCATTTCTGAACTTCTGTTGATACAATATGAACTTCTGTTGATACAATATGCATCTTGATTTTGATGAGCTTGTATAGTAGCATACTGTGTCCTACGGCTCTCGAATCGTGTTGCAGTTGATTTTGAAACTAATATCTATACACATTTGATTGTCTTTTGATATGCTAGTAATCGCTTATTTTTGttcaaaattttcttatatgtcgAAAAAAAAGGCTACCGTATGAAGTTTGAACTCTTTTTGGGTGTTTTGGGAAGTGTTTTGTGAGTATATTTTATAAAGATGTACTGGAGCATGTGATTTATTAATCAACGGTCGATTGATGTATATTTGGTTCTATTTGTATATGATACTATTATAAATGGTTTTGCAAATGTTAAGATCTTGTGGAACCAAATTAATGTGTCGCCACTGTCGTATTTGAGAATGTTGGCTTCAACTTTCCTGAGGCATTAAGTAAGCATTGGTTCACTTGTCCAGCATTCTTCCATCTTCCAGCAAGACTAAATCACTTACCTAGTCTTAAAGTTAAGTAACACGGGAAGTTTATTTCAAAGTATGACAGAGTCCTTATTTCTGACTTGCTATTATTGATTTACTTGAGTTTTTATGAATTTTGTTCCCTTGGATGGTAGTTTTGTAGCTATTTTTGTTAATTCTATCTGATATCTATAATTGGCTGTATGATCTATGTTGATATACTCCTTCTCTTTTCATGTGTTTATGTTTGCTTGATCACGAGATGAGAAGGCTCTGTTTTGTTGCTTCAGGTCTTGTGGCTGGGCATGAAACATAGAGGGAGCAAAAACATTTCCTTACGGCAAAGCTGCTTTGGCTCTCTTGTTGGCCAATATCGTCGACAACTCTATAGTTTGTTGTTTCTCCTTTTGCCATTGTCTTGTTGAAATGTCCAAAACCTTCATTTCTTCCCATTCTGGAGGGTTAATAAATCATCATTCTTGACTTTATGGGATCaaattttcaaatgaaaatgGTCTATTTATCATTTAGTTGCATAATTAGCTATCATGTTGCTGAACCATTAAATTATCTTTAGAACAGGACTAAAAATGTCTATCAAGGCTCTTGTGAGCAATTGAGGAAATTGATAAAGCTCATTTTTTTTAGCTTAATGGTGATGAATAGTATTTTGATGGAATATAAATGCTGAAAGGAAATAAGGAATCATAAACTATTTGATAGAGACAAATAAGTCTTGGGCTTGAACGATTTTCGTTTTAGTATTGATTTAAGAATATGTTGTGCCTTGGAACATATTTCTTTTTGGTAAGGTTCTTTGTTTGTATGTCTTTTTATCGTACAATTATAAAGATTTATGTATTATGAAGTCCAAATAAAGTTAATTTAGTAAGTTGAACCAAGTCAAAAGAAGCTGTAATGAGTTCTCATTTGATCATAGCAAAGTTCCAATTAGCAAAATATTCAAGTCATACCAATCGGAGCTTAAATAAACCTCTTTTAAGCTAACAAATTATCTGAGTGAAACAAGATCAACGATAAGGTGTCATTTTCAGAGCCTTTGTCATATTCATTATTAATCACTTCACCTTTACCAATGGTAGAATTCCTTGTCGAATGAAACACAGATCTCACATTAAAAATCATACAGCTACCATAAAATCCAGAATTCTCACCTCCACAAATGGGAGCAAGTTACATTTCCATCTAAGTCTAATGATGAAAATTCATTCTCATAAACCAAGGTCAAATTTCCTACTCTGTAAAAACACAGACACACTAGATTAACCTCATTCTTCTACACACTCCCAACCAACACAAACCTCTAAGGTCTGACTCTACTTCATCACTTCCTCTTCTTAGCAGGTGGTTGatcctcctcatcctcatctTCCTCCTCGTCCTCATCATCGTCCCCGTCCTCATCCTCGTCGTctccatcatcatcatcgtcgtctTCGTCGTCACTCCCTCCGTCACCATTAGCCTCGGCGTCCTCCTCAGGATCCCCTTCATCATCATCCTCGCCTTCTTCCCCGCCTGAAAAGTCCTCGTCACCAGCATCATCATCAGGCTCAGCATtgtcatcatcttcatcttcatcatcatcctctGTATCGCTTCCATCTTTGTTTCCGAGTCCAGGCTTTTCAACTCTATGAAGCTCCTCCACCGGAAACCTGCTAAAAAATTGTTAGCTTCATTTAAGATTGCCGTGTTTGAATGCAGATTTATGATGGGGAGGATTCGAGATTACCTTCCAATCCAGTCTGGTAGTTCGTCTTTCAGCAGCGAGCCAGTCTGTTGAGACCATTATAATTAGAGGCTTTTAAAACAACACTCTAAAAGATTGAAAGACAGATAAATGTTTTTCATCCACACATTTTATATCAACTCGGGCCTACAGGTTAAAGTATATGATGGAAGGCAGAAAAGTTCTAAGCAATATATTAACCAGTAACCGAACAATACAATGGCTTGTGCCAGTATCTTTAGAGGAAAACAATACTGTTTTTACAGATTTGGATAGTTAATTAATGCCATGAATAGTTAATAAAACAATTCTATAGAAATTCAAGATTCCACAGATTGGAAGTGACATCTATACTTAGTGGCAAATGTTGATAAGCAATTGGTCACCAAAGTGTCAATGAGAAAGATTAGGACAGAAAAGGAAAGGACAAGCACGACAAGGTTCCTATTAATAATGCTCATGCACTGCAGTGAAATATGGGTATACTACACTTTCTACGGGACAAATAAATGAAACCAGCAACATATGTGAGGACAGCGATGATTAGACAAAACAACAAGATTTCACAATAAAATCCAATACAGCAAGAGAAATGGAATTCTTGTTTACAAGGACttcaaacaaaagaaaacaattcTTAATCCTGCCACTTGTGACAGGGTATTCACGAGTTCACTCAAAATCTTTAAGTTAGCTTTCCCGTCTTAAAAATTCATATtcatagaaaaagaaaattaagatAACTGATAACCTACATACTAACTAGTAGGAGAGAATGAAACCCTATGTTAGAAACATATAGGTTTgtgcaaccaaaacttaggactCTACGCTATTAAGCTACTTAAAACAACCAAAGTTTGTTGACATGGCCAATCATTAACATGGAATCCAATGAAGATTCAACAACATCAAATCCAAAGTTTCCATAGCTCCAATGCAGCAGTATTTCAAAACCAACATTTTGTAACTACAACGTATTTTGTAACATTAACACACCACAGGATTAAACGAACACAAAAAATGTACAAATCCTTCAGTTATAATGTTCAATTACTACCTGTAAACCAAAAAACCACCAAATTCAGAATGTAATGGGGTAAAGAAACCACCCAGCCACAAATAAACAACACTATACGCAGAAAACCAGTTAATAAAAAGTCAAAACCACAGCAAAATCTAGAAAGGCCTCGAAGAAATTTGCAACCTTTGACACAAAAATCAAATAGAAAGGCTAAAACCAAACGAAATCAACTTGAAGGAAAGCTAATAACCAGCATGAGAAGGCAAGTGAGGGAATTTTGAGCAGCCCAAAGAGTATTAACCACAGCAGCCTCAACAAATGAGCACAGAGCGAGCTGCTTCACATCAGAGCTCAGCTTTGCCACCTCCATTAACTCCTAAAATTTCTTGCTTTGAAAGTGAAAGAATGTCGAaaaacgaaaaaagaaaaagcagaAAAATCAGAAGTCTAAGAGAGAGAAACTAGAAGTAGAagggttgagagagagagagggtagGGTTGAATTCGGGCAAGTGCGTCCAAACGAGAGTGTTGATAGAGAGGAAATTTGgcaaatatggaaaaataaataaaaaaaagagaggggATAGGAGTAGCATTTTTGACTAAGGTTTTTGATGAGAAGACTCTAGGGTTTTTGGGGTGGAAAATGATATATTGCACTTTTGTGAGGGGCAGGCTGCAAggtttttgaattttgattccGAGATGCTTAGGATCCAGCGTCGAATTTAATTGGGGCGCGTCGTTTGGGCCGTTGAGAGTGTGGTATAGTCGCACGCGCCATTTTTATCGTGCAAGCCACGCGTTCTGTTGgtattctttttctatttttgcaaACGAGATCTTGTTTggtttgattttaaattaaCGCGACTTGGTCACATAGAAATTTAGAAAGTATTTTCGAGTATCTTACCTTATTTATTTATGGTGTATTGGATCGAGATTCTTTAGGATTTTAAATGATTTTGAAAGTTTGGGTGTATTCAATTCATATTTTTAAAAGTTCTTTAAAATTTAGAGGTATTCAATTCGGATTttttaaagtcttttaaaatttaGAGGTATTCAAAccagactttttaaagtcttttaaaatcagGCGGGGTATTCAACATTTCATAGATTTTAACAATCCATGGATTCTGATGGATTTGTCAAAACAATACAAAGGACGAAATCCAAGCTTCACGCGACTCCACGCGGAGTATGGATTTCGAAAGTCCTTTAAAATTcatggactttttaaaatcctacAAAATCCCAATCCAATAAAACCAAATGAAGGTATTCTTACACTTTAGGATAAATTTATAGTGTACTAGTGGAGCGTGGATCAGTAATAAATGGCATTTTATTTTGTGAACATCAATctttgttttattgagataaaCATCAATCTTAAATTGCGCTCGTTCTATGAACCCTCATTTACTTTTGACATAAATTCTATCATTAAAAaatgatttaattttaaaatttgatattcctaattgattgaattttaatcaaataagaaatttaataaactttttGATAACAAAAGAAAGTGGTACAACTTATCAtgatttttattctttaatttttcttatatattctttttattCATTCTCAAGATGTGTTGTGGTGTCGTCGTCGATTCACCATTCTCACGCACAGGAGCTTGATTTTAATTAGTTCCTGAAGCCTAGCTACACACGAAACTCTTATTGTAGACAACACGCACATTAGCTCTCTAATCGTTCAAGTTAGACGTGCTCTTTAATTCCTGAACAAAGAAAAAACACCAAAAGAAATGAGTTAGTGTGTGCAACTgtcaaaaggagtaaaacaaaAAGAGATAAAAGGAAAGGGGCCAACAAGATGGTTGCCCGGAGAAGGAACAACAACAGCTTCCGAAGACGATGCATCAGTAGCTGCCTGGTGACGACGCAGTAGCAATTGTCACTCAGCTCAGATCTCGGTCTCTCTCGAATCCAAGTGTAGTCCTCCTTCAACAACACCACGTTCCAGCAACTCCACTGCTAAGTTCAGCCTTAGCCTCACTCCAACTAAGCCGAGCAAAGATAGCACAGATTGGACGAAGAAGACACACAAACACTAACCTTGTTCACACTTCGACCAAGACATAAAGAAAACAAGAAGTGAGGTGAAGATACAAGCTGAACTTCTCTCTTTCACATGGGAACACATGGAAAAGAAAACAAGGAACAAAAAAGGCAGCTAGGGTTCCAATTTCATCTTTCTAGAATGCATGGTTGTAATTTAACTCAAGAGGTGAATTGTCATTGGGTGGGCTGAAAGAGGGTAATGGACTGTCAGAAATGAGCCTTCGTGTGGACCAATAATTTCAACAAGATATTTACCTACTTTTgcatttaatattattagtacaTAACCCcctacaaaaaaatattattagttcGTAATCCATCCAATTTCGATCGTAAatcatgattttatttaattttaatatcaaaCAGTACCAAACCAACCGCAAACACCTATACAGAAAGCTTTTGTAATGTCAGTATTTAGGCAATAATGGGCTGAGCCTAACTCGACCCAAAGCTAATTGGGCCATGATGTGGCAGCTCAGCCCATTATCTCAGCTCAGCTCACCTCCTCTAAACACTTCCCCAAAACATCGCCTTCTCCAAACCGACGTAGTCAGCGTCCGCCACTGCTAGCTTAGCTCTTCCAATTGGCGGAAGACTGTTTTAGATGTAAAAAGTTTCGGGATTCAGGGATTCCACCTCCTCAGCTCTGTTGATTGATCGGGATTAGTCAAAAGAAATTGTTTATAGGATTTGCAGGCGGAGCAAAATGTCATCTAGGTTGATGAAAAAGGTGCTTCATGAACAATCAGCGCCACTTCAGGAGCTCGACAGCGATGATGATTCGGATTCGCCCGAATCTTCTGCCCCTGCTCGAAATCTGTTTAGCCTtcttgaagatgacgatgatgatATTGGAACCAACAGCCATGAGGCCCATGACGACCAGGTCTGCTCCCTCTCCACACTAACCGATGATGCTTATCAAATATGCAAAAATTTCCTTTTTCGCCTCTTATTCGTAATAATATAGATAGGATAAAGCAGCACATAGTTACTGATATTGGAAAAGAGCCTCGTTATCTTGTCTTGTAGCAAAAATTGCGTGCTTATCTTGAGAACTAATGTTTGAACTAATAACTAGAACTACTTCCCCCTTTTGTTTGTGCGTATATGTATTGCGACTTACAAAGCAGTTTGATGAAAGTATGGTTGTTCATTTGAAACTTGCTATCATGTTGGGGTTGGTTGTTGGCAGCAGGAAAAAGGTAAAGATGCTGATGAGACTTCGGATTGTGATATTGCTGGCGACCATCCCTCATCAGAAAGGACTGCCTTTAACACAGTTCTTACTCGAAATGTcaaatcaaagaaaaagaaaaagaagaagaagaactcaAACAGGGAATATTCATCTCTAGTTAATGATTCTGGATCTTCTGATCTCAAGTTAGACAACTTAAGTTTGATAGCTAGCTCTTCCGGTCATCAAGAGACTTCTTCTCCTGCTAAGAAGAAGTTGCTAAATGGAGATGGTGATGCCAAGTTGCCGCGGAAACTGTCCAAGACTTCTGTACTAGAAGTTGATCCTAAATTTCTCAGTGCAGAAAATGAACTGCGAAGGATATTTGGCTCTAGAGTGGTGAAGTCGCAAGAAAGAAATCCATCACCCGCAAATCCTAGGCTGATGCGTGGTGTTCGACGAGGGAATCATAATCTCAAAAAGACTATCATAATATCTCCATCTCAACATTGGCCACGCTGGGATGGGTCTCTATCAATGGAACTGCTCAAAACTCTTGAGGGTGTTCACTATTTCCGGTAAGTTAATCTCCATGCTTTTAGTGTCaacaatttctttttctctGAAGCTATGGAGGATATGATAACTTTATACTTCTAGAGATGTGGCTGAATTCATTGTGAATCAATTTGTATACTTATTTGAATGCATACAGATGACTGATACAAGATGTATCTAAAGATTAATATTTTccaggaaaaaataaaatacagtaAAGCTCTCATTTGATAAATAAGCACCATTTAGCATTATGTGTAaagtttaatttttaaaaaagaaaaaagaaagatttgGTATGGAGGACTGGACTTAATCAGTTGGTTTTGACTTCTTGtgttttctatttattttaatatcatGTTATCATGCCAATTTGCGAAATCAGTACTACATTCCTACCACTTTGAAGAAGGGGGAAAGGGATATGAAGGTGTAGGATGATTAAGAGAGTGCTCGTGTTTTTTTGGAGTGGGAGGTACCTAAAAAAGAAATGTATGTGATCGACTTATATTTGCAAGTGCTGGTTTCATGTGCATGCTACAATTCATGACAGGCTTTGGTTCTTATGGATTGTGCTTAGTTATTCAGTTTGCACTgttatatgtatttcagatacACACATTCACCATCATATGCCCAAGCTCAGAGAGCTTTTGAATCTGCCAAGGAGAATCATGATCTTAATGGTATAGCAAGCATTCTGTTGAATCATCCTTATCATATAGACTCACTAACAGCATTAGCGGACTATTTCAAATTCACGGGTGAACACCAGATGTCAGCTGATGCTACTGCAAAGTCTCTGTATGCTATGGAATGTGCATGGCATCCACTATTCACTCCATCAAAAAACTGCCAATTAAAGTACGTTCATGATACGAACAAGCCACTCTTCTCAGCACTTTTTACTCATATGAAAAACATGGACAGGCGTGGTTGCCACAGATCAGCCCTTGAAATATGTAAGCTCTTGCTTTCTCTAGATCCGAATGATCCGGTGGGTGCTATGTTCTGCATTGACTACTATGCTTTGAGAGCAGAGGAGCATGATTGGTTGGAACAGTTTGCAGAAGAATATAAATCTGACAATTCCCTGTGGCTATTTCCTAATTTTTCTTATTCCCTTGCGATTTGCCGGTTTTACCTTGAGCGCAAGGAAGTTTTGGATGGTGGGGAAACCGATGTTGGAAAAGCTACTTCATTTGAACTGATGAAGCAGGCTTTGATGCTCCATCCATCAGTGTTGAAGAAATTGGTGGTGAAGGTACCTCTAAATGATCGGAAGTGGACCAGCGTAGTGAAGCATAGTTTCTTTAGATCTGAAGAAACTGGAAGCCCATCTCTGGATCACTTGATCGCCATATATATTGAGAAGAGTTACATAATATGGAGACTCCCTGATCTGCAGAAACTTTTATATGACTCGGCAATATCATTGATTGAGATGctggaaaagaaagaaagtgaTGTCAATGATTGGGCTTGCGTGAGGAAAGAGGCTTTTTCATTGGAGAAGAATGAGTAAGCATCGAACCAGACTAATTTCTTTCATTCATTTTGCTGTAACTTCTACtcattaatagtattttcttccCCTTTGCTTTGCTAGGTATTCTCATTTGTTGGTTTCGGAATTCTCTGATTCCGTGCCAACAATGCCACCTGAAAACTTGCAGGACTTTATAGTCGATCAAAGGGGTGGGATCGAGCTCCCTCAACAGATTCCTGAAAACCATGCGCTTCGTGATGTTGCTAACAGAAGTCCACTTGCTGTACTATTCGAGTCGATCCTACCATGGATACATTACGGACCTGGAGACGGGGAGGATGAGCATCATCTACCTGAGCCAGCCGACGAGGATTAGGCTGAGTTTAGATTTGATTTCTGCAATATGAAAGTAGGAATAAGGAAGGTAAATTTTTTGCATTCGAAACCGATGTTTGTATGAAGCTGGTTGGCAGGTTTTTTGGTCACTCTCTCATTTTGAAGGAGTTTATTTTCTCTTCTTCGTGACACAGATTTAAGTTCAAAACTTGTTCAGATTTTAATAGCCCTTAAGATTTAAATTacctgaaaatattttataggtGAAGTCGGGTTGAGGAATTTCTTAGGCTGCAATGGGAGGGGATAAGTGTGTTGGTGTAAATGTAAAATGATGTTAACCAATTGAATTTGTTTAAACATGATTTTTATATGAGTAATTGTCACGACCCCATAGCTCGGCTACGTGCGGATTTAGGACCccaaataattattgaatgactCGGTTAATTAGGTTTAGTTGCGAATAGCTATTGTTTAAGCAAAATTGTGATGGACGTTCCAAGAATTAACTAATTGTTTAAGCAAAACAATTCAACTTGGATATGTGCGGATGTAGGGCCCGAATAATTTAGGAATGACTCGGTTAATTAGGCTTAAACAAGCAATGGTTagctaaaaaaaacaaaatgagaatttatgtatttaaaggAAAAAAAGCTCGGGTGCAATCCTCAGATTTTTGTAAACGTTTTGAATTTGTAGGTAATTAATCATTTCACTTGGCTATCTTGAGTATTTGCCATTTGGTGTATGCAAGGGCCATTTTTCGATGATTACGTCATATTAAATTTGAGAAAAACTGATGATAATATcagaattagaaaaaaaaaaattgaaaaaatatgtttcacaaaggaaaaaaaaaatcaagtacaATTTCTGAATTCATGAAAACATTTTGAATTTACAAGTAATTAACAATCATGTAgacattttatttaatattaaaaataaataagagagtaaaatctctctcaaaaaataaaaataaaaaaatacttattcattttaaaaccctattttcatatattctttttaaaaaaagggaaaattgcacctaaatacacaaactttgccaaaaattcatatttgacgcgaagttagaattttacattttaatacaccaactttcgttgttgtccaaatttgacacgacttaattcttaaaaattcaaaaaacaaccattttttgtaaataattatacaaagacccacttatgttataatttgggacatttaaaccaaaacaagatatttccttatgatgttttcttttaaaccattttaggcgcggatcaaagattaaaagaaaacatcataaaaaaatatcttgttttggtttaaatgtcccaaataataacataagtgggtatttgtataattatttacaaaaatgggttgttttttgaatttttaagatttaagtcgtgtcaaattcggacaacaacgaaagttggtgtatcaaaatataaaattctaacttcgcgtcaaatatggatttttggcaaaatttgtgtattttcacgcaattattcCAAAAAAAAACCCTATTTTTCATATTATTATACTCGCGCCAACTAAACTAGTTTCTCTTTTTAACAAACTTTCGAATAGTAAAAGCGTTTGACATAAATTTTGGTTGAAAATGAAATGATACACGTTGTCGTTAACTCACAAAGAAAATACGAGGGCCGAGGATTCGTGATTCGTGATCCAGTagaaaatatacaaaataaaagtCGGCGGCCAGCCGTAGTTGACGGATGAACAACGATCTTTTCCGGATTTCATCTATTACCAATAGCTCTTCCGCTTTGCCCATCCGCCATTTCTTGCTATGAGGTATGTATCGCCCCttaatttctcttttttttgttcaaattcATCGTCAAACCTTATCAATTTTAAACCAGGTAAGTTTTAAAGAAACAGGGGAAAAGTAGCCCATGAGTTCTTAACAATGAAAATTATTGCAGGATGAGGAAGGGATATTGATTTGCTATGTATGATGAAATTAGTACTTTAGCTGGTGGGACAATCTCATGTACATTTTAGGTTTTTCTTGTATGTAGATGGAGGATGATAGGAAAACCTACACTGT
This window encodes:
- the LOC130989264 gene encoding triphosphate tunnel metalloenzyme 3, coding for MEVEVKLRLPNKAAHQKLLASLSPFHTTTHHQHNTFYDGTAGELSSRRAVLRLRFHEEPVLPKCFVTLKANAVLANGVSRVEEDEEELDYSIGKACSADPQKLNDADSRVLRRVKEEFGIESYVSLGGFKNVRNVYEWKGVELEIDEVNYEFGDMYEIECESVEPDKVKGMITDFLKENGIEYSDSQMSKFAIFRAGKLPS
- the LOC130989273 gene encoding phosphopantothenoylcysteine decarboxylase subunit VHS3-like: MEVAKLSSDVKQLALCSFVEAAVVNTLWAAQNSLTCLLMLTGSLLKDELPDWIGRFPVEELHRVEKPGLGNKDGSDTEDDDEDEDDDNAEPDDDAGDEDFSGGEEGEDDDEGDPEEDAEANGDGGSDDEDDDDDDGDDEDEDGDDDEDEEEDEDEEDQPPAKKRK
- the LOC130989283 gene encoding uncharacterized protein LOC130989283 isoform X2, encoding MSSRLMKKVLHEQSAPLQELDSDDDSDSPESSAPARNLFSLLEDDDDDIGTNSHEAHDDQEKGKDADETSDCDIAGDHPSSERTAFNTVLTRNVKSKKKKKKKKNSNREYSSLVNDSGSSDLKLDNLSLIASSSGHQETSSPAKKKLLNGDGDAKLPRKLSKTSVLEVDPKFLSAENELRRIFGSRVVKSQERNPSPANPRLMRGVRRGNHNLKKTIIISPSQHWPRWDGSLSMELLKTLEGVHYFRYTHSPSYAQAQRAFESAKENHDLNGIASILLNHPYHIDSLTALADYFKFTGEHQMSADATAKSLYAMECAWHPLFTPSKNCQLKYVHDTNKPLFSALFTHMKNMDRRGCHRSALEICKLLLSLDPNDPVGAMFCIDYYALRAEEHDWLEQFAEEYKSDNSLWLFPNFSYSLAICRFYLERKEVLDGGETDVGKATSFELMKQALMLHPSVLKKLVVKVPLNDRKWTSVVKHSFFRSEETGSPSLDHLIAIYIEKSYIIWRLPDLQKLLYDSAISLIEMLEKKESDVNDWACVRKEAFSLEKNEYSHLLVSEFSDSVPTMPPENLQDFIVDQRGGIELPQQIPENHALRDVANRSPLAVLFESILPWIHYGPGDGEDEHHLPEPADED
- the LOC130989283 gene encoding uncharacterized protein LOC130989283 isoform X1, whose product is MSSRLMKKVLHEQSAPLQELDSDDDSDSPESSAPARNLFSLLEDDDDDIGTNSHEAHDDQQEKGKDADETSDCDIAGDHPSSERTAFNTVLTRNVKSKKKKKKKKNSNREYSSLVNDSGSSDLKLDNLSLIASSSGHQETSSPAKKKLLNGDGDAKLPRKLSKTSVLEVDPKFLSAENELRRIFGSRVVKSQERNPSPANPRLMRGVRRGNHNLKKTIIISPSQHWPRWDGSLSMELLKTLEGVHYFRYTHSPSYAQAQRAFESAKENHDLNGIASILLNHPYHIDSLTALADYFKFTGEHQMSADATAKSLYAMECAWHPLFTPSKNCQLKYVHDTNKPLFSALFTHMKNMDRRGCHRSALEICKLLLSLDPNDPVGAMFCIDYYALRAEEHDWLEQFAEEYKSDNSLWLFPNFSYSLAICRFYLERKEVLDGGETDVGKATSFELMKQALMLHPSVLKKLVVKVPLNDRKWTSVVKHSFFRSEETGSPSLDHLIAIYIEKSYIIWRLPDLQKLLYDSAISLIEMLEKKESDVNDWACVRKEAFSLEKNEYSHLLVSEFSDSVPTMPPENLQDFIVDQRGGIELPQQIPENHALRDVANRSPLAVLFESILPWIHYGPGDGEDEHHLPEPADED